From the genome of Chitinivorax sp. B:
TGCGGTACGGAGCCCAGCGCCAAGCGAATCGCATGGGGAACGTGGTCAGATATGGCAAATGGCTCTGCCGTGGAAACAGCAACATTTGCGCGAAGCAGTGCTGCAACAACCTGATCCGCACGTACCTCGTCAGGTAGTGGAAGCCACAGAAAATAAGATGATGGATGGCCAACATACTGCAACCCGTTGAGGACATCTCTGGCCATGGATTGCCTGGTGGCGGCATCCCGGCGTTTCTCTGACTCAAGCCTGGTTACCGTACCATCATCCAGCCAGCCACAGACGATCGAAGTCATCAGAGTTGGGGTGTTCCAAGTGGTTACCCGGATTGTTCGTTCAACAAGCGGCACCCATTGCACTGGTACCGCAACAAACCCTACACGCAACCCAGTCGCCACGCTTTTGGAAAAACCAGACACGTACACGGTTAGCTCTGGCGCCAACGCAGTCAGTGGCGGCGGCGGATTGTCTGCAAGAAATGCATACGCTGCGTCCTCGATGATCAGCAGCTCGTTTCGTCGGGCAATTGCAACCAGCCGCTCACGCTGCGACATGCTCATCACCCATCCAATTGGATTGTGCAACGTAGGCATGGTGTAGATCGCCCGCACTCGCCGACGACGGCACAATTTTCCCAGCGCATCCAGATCAGGCCCTTGATCTGTGATCGGGATAGCGGCCAGCTCAAGTCGCTGAGCCTCGGCCAGCACCTTGAAACCTGAATAGGTCAGCGCATCCGCCGCCACGACATCGCCAGGCCTCAACAGCGACATCACGCTTGCAGCCAACCCATGCTGAGCACCACTCACGATTAGCACCTGTTCTGCTTCAAAGGATATCCCCTTGCCACCAAGGTAACGTGCAATAGCGGCACGCTCATGCAGACGCCCAGCGTGAGGCTGATAACGCAGCAGCACCTCCAGATCACCAGTAGCGGCAAGCTGACGCAGTGCAATCCTCAGCAACTCTGTCTGTTCCGGCAGTGCAGGATAATTGAAGTTAAGGTCCACCACGCCCGCCGCCGTTGCTTGCTGATCAATACCATGGCCAGGCGGGATCGCCGTCTCCCGGACAAATGTTCCCCTACCAATTTCTCCACTGATCAACCCCATCGATTCCAGCTCTGCATAAACCCTTGATGCAGTCACCAAGGCAATGCCTTCCTTGGTGGCAAGCTGTCGGTGCGTAGGCAGGCGAGTGCCCGGAGCTAGAACACCTGTACGGATATCGGCAGCCAATCTATCAACCAGTTGTTTATATCGGGCGCGCGCCATACAGCAATGTATCCATGACAATAATTTGATTGTACTGATTTTCAACCATAGGATGTGTCATCGCAACCGCAATTGAATATGGAGGTAGCCCATGCACATCACAATCCTGACCTTTGATGGTTTCAATGAACTCGACTCGCTCATCGCGTTCAGCATCCTGAACCGCATCAAACAGCCAGACTGGCACGTATCGATCGCCAGCCCCACCGCCCATGTCCAGTCAATGAATGGGGTAGTACTGGAACGCCAGGTTTCTCTAAGCGACGCATGTTCCGCAGACGCTGTCATCATCGGCAGCGGAATGAAAACGCGCGATGTCGTAGCAGATGCCGCATTGATGGCACAACTGCGGCTTGATCCGTCACGCCAATTGCTTGCTGCACAATGTTCCGGCACATTGGTGTTAGCTAAACTGGGCCTACTGGAGGGTGTGCCAGCCTGTACCGATCTGACGACGAAGCCTTGGGTGCAGGAAGCCGGCATTGACGTACTCAACCAGCCATTCTTCGCCAAGGGTAATGTCGCGACTGCTGGTGGCTGCTTGGCGTCGATCTATCTCGCCACCTGGATGATTGCTCGCCTGGCAGGCATGGAGACCGCACAAAGTGCTCTGCATTACGTCGCCCCTGTTGGTGAAAAAGAAGCCTATGTCGCGCGTGCCATGCAACATGTCTTGCCTTTTCTGCCTGCTGCAGCCGTCACTAACTAAAAAGAAGCACTGGCTTGGAATCGGTTCAAGATCTGTGATGAGCGACCGCCAGCGGGGTGAAGAACCATTTGGGTCAAACACTGGTATTTCATGACTTAACCGCCCCGCGTCATATTTCATCGTCCTGCTCTGATCAACATAATGCCAATACCTTCAATATGTCAGACAAAGGTCATACCTGCGACCGCACATTTTTATCGTACTTTTCGGCCCCGCTATACACCAAACAACCTATACCGTCTCCCCAATCCATAGCCATTCCGGCCAATATTTAATGAGAATGCTTCGCAGTAAAATCCTGACAGATTGATATTGTTATGTCTCTGCAAGGAACCACACATGTCTGGCCTCCGTTTTACGTTCCCACTGCTTGCCGCCGTTTTATTGGTCCCAAACGCCTTTGCACGCGAATACCCAATCGGGAAACCACAACAGAAGTACGGCCTGGAAGTTGCGGCAGTATATCTACAGCCTGTGAAGATGGAGCCGGATGGCATGATGCGAAAGGCCGAAGAGTCGGATATCCACCTGGAAGCCGATATCAAGGCATTGGAGAACAACCCGAACGGGTTTCAGGAAGGCAGCTGGGTACCATATTTGAACATTAAGTATGAAGTGACCAAGGCCGGCAGCAAAGACAAGATTGCGGGGGATTTCATGCCGATGGTGGCCAGCGATGGCCCGCACTATGGCGACAATGTGAAGCTGATGGGGCCAGGCAAGTACAAGTTGAAACTAACTGTGTCCGCACCGGATGCCAACCCGCATAGCCATTTTGGGCGCCACACCGACAAGGAAACTGGTGTGGGGGCATGGTTCAAGCCATTTCAGCTGGAATATGACTTTGCCTATGCCGGCATTGGCAAAAAAGGTGGCTATTAAGCTGACGGACCCGCCAACATGACCCACCCCACCATACTGATTGCTTTGTTGAGCATGTTGGCGCTGCCCATAGTCCAGGCCGAGTCCTTGCTGACGTTCAAGCTGATTGCCCGTAATGGCAAGCTGGAGCCCAGCACGCTGAATGTGCCGGCAGGCCAACGCTTCAAGATCGAAATCGACAACCAGAACACGGGTGCCATCGAGTTCGAGAGCCTGCCGTTACGGCAGGAAAAAGTGTTGGGGCCTGGGGCGAAGTCATTTGTGGTCATCCACCCACTGAAACCGGGCAGTTATAAGTATTTTGACGATTACCACCAGGCAACCAGTCAGGGGCAGATCGTCGCCAAGTAATACCCATCAAGGACCATCGCATGGGAAATGCACTGTTCATTATCTGGCGTGAATCTGCCGAGGCCATGCTGGTCGTCGGCATTCTGTATGCTTGGTTGAAACGCCAGCCAGATGCTGCGTATGGCATGCGCTACCTGTGGGGTGGGGTCGCTGCGGGTATCGGTCTGGCGCTGATCCTGGCTGGCTTGATGCTGGGAATCATGCGATGGCTACCAGACGATGGCCTGGAATACTTCCAGCTCGGCATGATCAGTGTGGCGGCCATACTGATCGTGCAAATGGTGTGCTGGATGCGGCGTCACGGCCGCACCTTGAAGCGAGATCTGGAACGCAGGCTGCAACGCAATCTGGAATCCGCCAACTGGTGGGGGCTACTGATTGTCGTGGCACTGGCAGTTGGCCGCGAGAGCGCAGAAACCGTCGTGTTCCTGTATGGCGTGGGGTTGGAGCAGCACAGCCTGCTTTATACCCTGCTGATCATGGTGGCGGGAGTCGTCTTGGCAGGTGCCACCTTCTGGTTGCTGCAACGAGGTGGGCGCTGGTTATCATGGCGAGTGTTCTTCACGTTGTCGGAAATTCTGCTGCTGGTACTGGCAGGTGGCTTGCTGGTGAACGCCGTCGAGAAAATGCTGAATCTGGGTTGGCTGCCACCACTGATCGACCCGGTGTGGGATAGCTCGGCCCTGCTGGACGATGGCAGCACCACAGGCAGCTTTATCGCGACATTGACAGGTTATCGTGCCCACCCGGCATTGTTGTTGCTGATCGCGTATGCCACTTATTGGCTAACGATGTGGGGATTGTTACGCCGGACCAATCGTTGACCATCATGATGGTTCAACGTGGCATCGCTGTGCCACAAGCCACTACAAAGTATCTTTGCCTTACCTTCACTCGGCCAGCCGAGGTGACTGATGTCTGATTGTTCGCATATCCAATCTCCTCCTCCCTCCACCTCCATTGCTGTATGGGGCCACTGGATGCGTGACCACGGTAGCGCGATCCGCTGCATTCAATGGGTGGTCGTGGTGGTCTACCTGTTCTTGATCATTGTACCGGTCTGTCTGCCATTACCCGATGATCAGGCGCGGATTCTCAATAACCTCACACTGTTCGCGCAATTTTTGTTCTGGGGGATTTGGTGGCCATTCGTGCTGGTATCAATGTTGTTGATAGGCCGCAGTTGGTGTGGGGTGTTCTGCCCTGAAGGCGCGCTGAGCGAATGGGCCAGCCAGCATGGGCGTGGTGGTGCTATACCGCGTTGGGCCAAATGGAATGGCTGGCCATTTGTAGCCTTTTGTCTCACGACCATTTATGGCCAGCTGGTCAGCGTCTATCAATACCCGAAAGCAGCGCTGCTGGTGCTGGGCGGATCAACACTGGTCGCTATGGCGATTGGTCTGATGTACGGCAAGGGCAAACGAGTCTGGTGTCGACATTTATGCCCCGTCAGCGGCGTATTCAGGCTGTTATCGAGATTGTCACCGGTCTATATGGAAGTCGATCGCAGCCAATGGCAGGCTCACGGCAAGCAGCGGGTCATTCCCATCAACTGCGCACCACTGGTGGATATCCGGCGCATGCAGAGGCCGTCGGATTGCCATCTTTGCGGGCGATGTGCCGGGCACC
Proteins encoded in this window:
- a CDS encoding iron transporter; its protein translation is MSGLRFTFPLLAAVLLVPNAFAREYPIGKPQQKYGLEVAAVYLQPVKMEPDGMMRKAEESDIHLEADIKALENNPNGFQEGSWVPYLNIKYEVTKAGSKDKIAGDFMPMVASDGPHYGDNVKLMGPGKYKLKLTVSAPDANPHSHFGRHTDKETGVGAWFKPFQLEYDFAYAGIGKKGGY
- a CDS encoding PLP-dependent aminotransferase family protein — protein: MARARYKQLVDRLAADIRTGVLAPGTRLPTHRQLATKEGIALVTASRVYAELESMGLISGEIGRGTFVRETAIPPGHGIDQQATAAGVVDLNFNYPALPEQTELLRIALRQLAATGDLEVLLRYQPHAGRLHERAAIARYLGGKGISFEAEQVLIVSGAQHGLAASVMSLLRPGDVVAADALTYSGFKVLAEAQRLELAAIPITDQGPDLDALGKLCRRRRVRAIYTMPTLHNPIGWVMSMSQRERLVAIARRNELLIIEDAAYAFLADNPPPPLTALAPELTVYVSGFSKSVATGLRVGFVAVPVQWVPLVERTIRVTTWNTPTLMTSIVCGWLDDGTVTRLESEKRRDAATRQSMARDVLNGLQYVGHPSSYFLWLPLPDEVRADQVVAALLRANVAVSTAEPFAISDHVPHAIRLALGSVPQEVLRMALHKVRQVVGDYAY
- a CDS encoding FTR1 family protein codes for the protein MGNALFIIWRESAEAMLVVGILYAWLKRQPDAAYGMRYLWGGVAAGIGLALILAGLMLGIMRWLPDDGLEYFQLGMISVAAILIVQMVCWMRRHGRTLKRDLERRLQRNLESANWWGLLIVVALAVGRESAETVVFLYGVGLEQHSLLYTLLIMVAGVVLAGATFWLLQRGGRWLSWRVFFTLSEILLLVLAGGLLVNAVEKMLNLGWLPPLIDPVWDSSALLDDGSTTGSFIATLTGYRAHPALLLLIAYATYWLTMWGLLRRTNR
- a CDS encoding 4Fe-4S binding protein, which gives rise to MSDCSHIQSPPPSTSIAVWGHWMRDHGSAIRCIQWVVVVVYLFLIIVPVCLPLPDDQARILNNLTLFAQFLFWGIWWPFVLVSMLLIGRSWCGVFCPEGALSEWASQHGRGGAIPRWAKWNGWPFVAFCLTTIYGQLVSVYQYPKAALLVLGGSTLVAMAIGLMYGKGKRVWCRHLCPVSGVFRLLSRLSPVYMEVDRSQWQAHGKQRVIPINCAPLVDIRRMQRPSDCHLCGRCAGHRNAVELAWRHPNAEITSPQTESHSVWDLILLVYGLLGVAIGAFQWTASPWFIMAKQTMAEWLIDHDILWPLDDNAPWWILTHYPEHNDTFTWLDGGMIVVYILTMAVVLGSWVILWLAAAARTHIGTWGHQLHRMANTLIPLAACGVFLGLSALTASLLKTEGLPMLWLNPTRATLLVLATLWSAWLLWQQGKAQGLLRRGAAILLLMPAWAGIIGSWVLLFWIW
- a CDS encoding cupredoxin domain-containing protein gives rise to the protein MLALPIVQAESLLTFKLIARNGKLEPSTLNVPAGQRFKIEIDNQNTGAIEFESLPLRQEKVLGPGAKSFVVIHPLKPGSYKYFDDYHQATSQGQIVAK
- a CDS encoding DJ-1/PfpI family protein; this translates as MHITILTFDGFNELDSLIAFSILNRIKQPDWHVSIASPTAHVQSMNGVVLERQVSLSDACSADAVIIGSGMKTRDVVADAALMAQLRLDPSRQLLAAQCSGTLVLAKLGLLEGVPACTDLTTKPWVQEAGIDVLNQPFFAKGNVATAGGCLASIYLATWMIARLAGMETAQSALHYVAPVGEKEAYVARAMQHVLPFLPAAAVTN